ATAAGTAAGAACACCCTACGGTCTATCCTTAATTCAATCCCGATCGGTATCTACGTCATTGACAGGGAACTGAAGATCAGGTGGGTGAACCAGAGGATGCTCCTGTGGATGAAAGAAAGAAGGACCTCCCATGAGAGGGATAAAAGCTGTTACTCGGCGATATTCGGCAATAAAGCGCCTTGCGACGATTGCCCTGCGTTCATAGCCTTCAAAAGCGGCAGGGCAGAGTATGCGGAGATAAAAAAGACCGGCAAGTCAGGGAA
This window of the Syntrophorhabdaceae bacterium genome carries:
- a CDS encoding PAS domain-containing protein produces the protein MSSETNISKNTLRSILNSIPIGIYVIDRELKIRWVNQRMLLWMKERRTSHERDKSCYSAIFGNKAPCDDCPAFIAFKSGRAEYAEIKKTGKSG